The Macaca fascicularis isolate 582-1 chromosome 1, T2T-MFA8v1.1 genome includes a window with the following:
- the TMED5 gene encoding transmembrane emp24 domain-containing protein 5 isoform X1, with protein sequence MGDKTWLPFPVLLLAALPPVLLPGAAGFTPSLDSDFTFTLPAGQKECFYQPMPLKASLEIEYQPLHAPILRISQCGTDTRSPSSLDEVLDGAGLDIDFHLASPEGKTLVFEQRKSDGVHTVETEVGDYMFCFDNTFSTISEKVIFFELILDNMGEQAQEQEDWKKYITGTDMLDMKLEDILESINSIKSRLSKSGHIQTLLRAFEARDRNIQESNFDRVNFWSMVNLVVMVVVSAIQVYMLKSLFEDKRKSRT encoded by the exons ATGGGCGACAAGACCTGGCTGCCCTTCCCCGTGCTCCTTCTGGCCGCTCTGCCTCCGGTGCTGCTGCCTGGAGCGGCCGGCTTCACACCTTCCCTCGACAGCGACTTCACCTTTACCCTTCCCGCCGGCCAGAAGGAGTGCTTCTATCAGCCCATGCCCCTGAAGGCCTCGCTGGAGATCGAGTACCAA CCACTACACGCTCCGATACTGAGAATTTCACAATGCGGAACTGATACACGTTCTCCTTCATCATTGGACGAG GTTTTAGATGGAGCAGGATTAGATATTGATTTCCATCTTGCCTCTCCAGAAGGCAAAACCTTAGTTTTTGAACAAAGAAAATCAGATGGAGTTCACAC TGTAGAGACTGAAGTTGGTGATTACATGTTCTGCTTTGACAATACATTCAGCACCATTTCTGAGAAGGTGATTTTCTTTGAATTAATCCTGGATAATATGGGAGAACAGGCACAAGAACAAGAAGATTGGAAGAAATATATTACTGGCACAGATATGTTGGATATGAAACTGGAAGACATCCTG GAATCCATCAACAGCATCAAGTCCAGACTAAGCAAAAGTGGGCACATACAAACCCTGCTTAGAGCATTTGAAGCTCGTGATCGAAACATACAAGAAAGCAACTTTGATAGAGTCAATTTCTGGTCTATGGTTAATTTagtggtcatggtggtggtgtCAGCCATTCAAGTTTATATGCTGAAGAGTCTATTTGAAGATAAGAGGAAAAGTAGAACTTAA
- the TMED5 gene encoding transmembrane emp24 domain-containing protein 5 isoform X2 — MGDKTWLPFPVLLLAALPPVLLPGAAGFTPSLDSDFTFTLPAGQKECFYQPMPLKASLEIEYQVLDGAGLDIDFHLASPEGKTLVFEQRKSDGVHTVETEVGDYMFCFDNTFSTISEKVIFFELILDNMGEQAQEQEDWKKYITGTDMLDMKLEDILESINSIKSRLSKSGHIQTLLRAFEARDRNIQESNFDRVNFWSMVNLVVMVVVSAIQVYMLKSLFEDKRKSRT; from the exons ATGGGCGACAAGACCTGGCTGCCCTTCCCCGTGCTCCTTCTGGCCGCTCTGCCTCCGGTGCTGCTGCCTGGAGCGGCCGGCTTCACACCTTCCCTCGACAGCGACTTCACCTTTACCCTTCCCGCCGGCCAGAAGGAGTGCTTCTATCAGCCCATGCCCCTGAAGGCCTCGCTGGAGATCGAGTACCAA GTTTTAGATGGAGCAGGATTAGATATTGATTTCCATCTTGCCTCTCCAGAAGGCAAAACCTTAGTTTTTGAACAAAGAAAATCAGATGGAGTTCACAC TGTAGAGACTGAAGTTGGTGATTACATGTTCTGCTTTGACAATACATTCAGCACCATTTCTGAGAAGGTGATTTTCTTTGAATTAATCCTGGATAATATGGGAGAACAGGCACAAGAACAAGAAGATTGGAAGAAATATATTACTGGCACAGATATGTTGGATATGAAACTGGAAGACATCCTG GAATCCATCAACAGCATCAAGTCCAGACTAAGCAAAAGTGGGCACATACAAACCCTGCTTAGAGCATTTGAAGCTCGTGATCGAAACATACAAGAAAGCAACTTTGATAGAGTCAATTTCTGGTCTATGGTTAATTTagtggtcatggtggtggtgtCAGCCATTCAAGTTTATATGCTGAAGAGTCTATTTGAAGATAAGAGGAAAAGTAGAACTTAA